One region of Pogona vitticeps strain Pit_001003342236 chromosome 1, PviZW2.1, whole genome shotgun sequence genomic DNA includes:
- the LOC144585801 gene encoding uncharacterized protein LOC144585801 — MDEKKRLQQKPLVSRLQLKPDDTEVPHMVKGKFIKPEQTSSAEEDESSLFFPAETPSDLRTAVYRADTTRKLKIKTKEENMPFEYVFSKIHKKKVKSVIDQPTKMTEWGRCRTLEYSEMKNMTRDKLSIIPFYEESNYTTDASTETLSENEGKYNR, encoded by the exons atggatgagaagaaaagacttcaGCAAAAACCACTGGTATCTCGATTGCAGCTTAAACCAGACGACACAGAAGTGCCACATATGGTGAAAGGAAAGTTTATTAAGCCTGAGCAGACGTCTAGTGCAGAGGAAGATGAGAGTTCTCTT TTTTTTCCAGCTGAGACTCCTTCTGATTTACGCACAGCTGTTTATAGAGCAGATACtacaagaaaattaaaaataaaaaccaaagaaGAAAATATGCCTTTTGAATATGT TTTCTCAAAAATACATAAGAAAAAGGTGAAATCAGTTATTGATCAGCCTACCAAAATGACTGAGTGGGGTCGATGTAGGACCTTGGAATACTCTGAGATGAAAAATATGACCAGAGACAAACTTTCTATAATTCCTTTTTATGAAGAATCTAATTACACAACTGATGCATCAACAGAAACCCTTTCTGAAAATGAAGGAAAGTATAATAGATAG